Proteins from one Embleya scabrispora genomic window:
- a CDS encoding PspC domain-containing protein → MNDDMKPGVSAGNRAGDVPGGPPGSSAAPTTTTTRPQLLRSVDDRMVSGVCGGLGEHFGLDPVIFRIVFAVLSLFGGVGVLVYSLGWLLIPARGEEQPVLRRVLSGKFDRGATAATVVAVMGVALFFTYLDSGFGPSVPLMMITAVVLFMVWTDTKRRSEAAARTAGVAAMAGAPAPVDTVPAGDTAPRPPMWWQVPGAGSAPEDGQPPAKPVAAEPGRPAKRPRSYVVPATLSVAMMVGGLLWVLNRTDAADVTFTVAVAIVLGVVGLGLLAGTWFGRARLLILPALALTALLAGLTAITVPLTGPWGERTYTPTSVAALPGSYHLGGGDLDLDLRTLDLGPARAATVKATVGAGQIQVWVPKDVRVVFKARSDVGDVRTMSGRDDGWRPDRSETVEPIAQPERGTITLDLKVGAGQVELLYGDHGRQPR, encoded by the coding sequence ATGAACGACGACATGAAACCCGGTGTCTCGGCCGGCAACCGGGCCGGCGACGTCCCGGGCGGCCCTCCGGGGTCGTCGGCGGCGCCCACGACGACGACCACTCGGCCCCAACTGTTGCGCAGCGTCGACGACCGCATGGTCTCCGGCGTGTGCGGCGGGCTCGGCGAGCATTTCGGCCTCGATCCGGTGATCTTCCGCATCGTCTTCGCGGTGCTGTCGCTCTTCGGCGGGGTGGGCGTACTGGTGTACAGCCTGGGCTGGCTGTTGATCCCGGCCCGTGGAGAGGAGCAGCCGGTGCTGCGCCGGGTGCTCTCCGGGAAGTTCGACCGCGGGGCGACGGCCGCCACCGTGGTCGCCGTGATGGGGGTCGCCTTGTTCTTCACGTATCTGGACTCGGGCTTCGGCCCGTCGGTCCCGCTGATGATGATCACCGCCGTGGTCCTGTTCATGGTCTGGACCGACACGAAACGCAGGTCCGAGGCCGCCGCGCGGACGGCGGGGGTCGCGGCGATGGCGGGCGCTCCCGCGCCGGTCGACACCGTCCCGGCCGGCGACACCGCCCCGAGACCGCCGATGTGGTGGCAGGTGCCCGGTGCCGGCTCGGCGCCGGAGGACGGGCAACCGCCCGCGAAGCCGGTCGCGGCCGAGCCGGGCCGGCCGGCGAAGCGTCCGCGCTCGTACGTGGTGCCGGCCACGCTGTCGGTGGCCATGATGGTCGGCGGCCTGCTGTGGGTGCTCAACCGCACCGACGCGGCCGACGTGACGTTCACCGTCGCGGTGGCGATCGTGCTGGGCGTCGTCGGCCTGGGTCTGCTCGCGGGCACCTGGTTCGGTCGGGCCCGGCTGCTGATCCTGCCCGCCCTCGCGCTCACCGCGCTGCTCGCCGGGCTCACCGCGATCACCGTGCCGCTGACCGGGCCGTGGGGGGAGCGCACGTACACGCCGACCTCGGTCGCGGCGCTGCCCGGGTCGTACCACCTCGGCGGCGGCGACCTGGACCTGGACCTGCGCACCCTGGACCTCGGGCCGGCCCGTGCGGCGACGGTCAAGGCCACCGTGGGCGCCGGGCAGATCCAGGTGTGGGTGCCCAAGGACGTCAGGGTGGTGTTCAAGGCCCGCTCCGACGTCGGCGACGTGCGCACGATGAGCGGTCGCGACGACGGCTGGCGGCCGGACCGGAGCGAGACGGTGGAGCCGATCGCGCAGCCGGAGCGCGGCACGATCACGCTGGACCTGAAGGTCGGCGCGGGCCAGGTGGAACTGCTGTACGGCGACCACGGACGGCAGCCGCGATGA
- a CDS encoding LuxR C-terminal-related transcriptional regulator — protein sequence MNTSETSSAPVEGTPRTRVVLVDDHRMFRTGVRAEIGEAVEVVGEADDVASAVAVVTETRPEVVLLDVHLPGGGGVEVLRRCASLIPAVRFLALSVSDAAEDVIGVIRGGARGYVTKSITGDELIRAIGRVGEGDAVFSPRLAGFVLDAFAATDVPPIDEDLDRLTQREREVLRLIARGYAYKEIARRLVISVKTVETHVSAVLRKLQLSNRHELTRWATDRRLV from the coding sequence GTGAACACCTCCGAGACGAGTAGCGCACCCGTCGAGGGCACGCCCCGCACCCGGGTGGTCCTCGTCGACGACCACCGGATGTTCCGCACCGGCGTGCGCGCCGAGATCGGCGAGGCGGTCGAGGTGGTCGGCGAGGCCGACGACGTGGCGAGCGCGGTGGCCGTGGTCACCGAGACCCGCCCCGAGGTGGTCCTGCTCGACGTGCACCTGCCCGGCGGCGGCGGGGTCGAGGTGTTGCGCCGGTGCGCGTCGCTGATCCCGGCGGTGCGCTTCCTGGCGCTGTCCGTGTCGGACGCCGCCGAGGACGTGATCGGGGTGATCCGGGGCGGCGCCCGGGGCTATGTGACCAAGTCGATCACCGGCGACGAACTGATCCGCGCGATCGGCCGGGTCGGCGAGGGCGACGCGGTGTTCTCGCCGCGCCTGGCGGGCTTCGTACTGGACGCGTTCGCGGCCACCGACGTGCCGCCGATCGACGAGGACCTGGACCGGCTCACCCAGCGCGAGCGCGAGGTGCTGCGGCTGATCGCGCGCGGCTACGCCTACAAGGAGATCGCCCGCCGACTGGTCATCTCGGTCAAGACGGTGGAGACCCATGTCTCCGCCGTGCTGCGCAAGTTGCAGTTGTCCAACCGGCACGAGCTGACCCGCTGGGCGACGGACCGGCGACTGGTCTGA
- a CDS encoding M23 family metallopeptidase: MTDVRYPSAQQQARHGSDTEGAYSPYGSSDPVHGGYDQGYEYGANAYSGDPSGGWPAVDAAGGWGVPTPAYDGYDTGTGYPAAAGYASGGYAAVDHSGTQYSAVDHTAVGYDTTGHGSGGYDTSGYQPAYDASGYVQVPGHDGYGNGSSDGYSGSYDASGGHAATGTYGYPAVQDTGYGTQTQTWAVTDTAVQDPAPAPYVDPAWDGGSNTGMWYAASDTAAWESDTWYSPVPVRDDADKWSGGNRSTTDLFDDGTTRAPAEPAFDVGDHDLSVPARTDTETDADDARVEPAGKPKAREAREAKATKGVKEAGESADKARVKRKRAFPLTAGAPLAVMGAAAMAVAAVGGLHTAGAETKDADPVAGGEDLPLMSPMDKQLVDLQVGAEDFAERASRAQTRVSLQERQEQAQQDQEAERKRRESLRPKFVLPVAQKGLSAYFGSSGSRWAHTHTGIDFPVDLSTPVFAVMDGVVRTQVNSAYGNMVILTGKDGTETWYCHLTRAKIRSGPVKAGDVIAYSGDTGNSTGPHLHFEVRPGGGAPINPLPWLRANGLDPT, encoded by the coding sequence GTGACGGACGTTCGCTACCCGAGTGCGCAGCAGCAGGCTCGCCACGGGTCGGACACCGAGGGTGCGTATTCCCCCTACGGCTCGTCCGACCCGGTCCACGGCGGCTACGACCAGGGCTACGAGTACGGCGCGAACGCCTACTCGGGCGACCCGAGCGGCGGTTGGCCCGCGGTCGACGCGGCGGGCGGGTGGGGTGTACCGACACCCGCGTACGATGGATACGACACCGGCACCGGCTACCCCGCGGCGGCCGGCTACGCGTCCGGCGGGTACGCCGCCGTCGACCACTCCGGCACGCAGTACTCCGCCGTCGACCACACCGCCGTCGGCTACGACACGACGGGCCACGGCTCGGGCGGCTACGACACCTCGGGGTACCAACCCGCCTACGACGCCTCGGGATACGTCCAGGTGCCGGGCCACGACGGCTACGGCAACGGCTCGTCGGACGGCTACAGCGGGTCCTACGACGCCTCCGGCGGCCATGCCGCGACCGGCACCTACGGCTACCCCGCGGTCCAGGACACCGGCTACGGCACGCAGACGCAGACCTGGGCGGTCACCGACACCGCGGTGCAGGATCCGGCGCCGGCGCCGTACGTCGATCCCGCGTGGGACGGCGGCTCGAACACCGGTATGTGGTACGCCGCTTCGGACACCGCCGCGTGGGAGTCCGACACCTGGTACTCCCCCGTCCCGGTGCGCGACGACGCCGACAAGTGGTCGGGCGGAAACCGCTCGACGACGGACCTGTTCGACGACGGCACCACGCGTGCGCCGGCCGAGCCCGCGTTCGATGTCGGCGACCATGACCTCAGCGTGCCGGCCCGCACCGACACCGAGACCGACGCGGACGACGCGCGCGTCGAGCCGGCCGGGAAGCCGAAGGCCCGGGAGGCCCGGGAGGCCAAGGCCACCAAGGGAGTCAAGGAAGCCGGGGAGTCCGCCGACAAGGCCCGGGTGAAGCGCAAACGCGCGTTCCCGCTGACCGCCGGCGCCCCGCTCGCGGTGATGGGCGCGGCGGCGATGGCCGTCGCGGCGGTCGGGGGCCTGCACACCGCGGGCGCCGAGACCAAGGACGCGGACCCGGTGGCCGGCGGCGAGGATCTGCCGCTGATGTCGCCGATGGACAAACAACTGGTGGATCTCCAGGTCGGCGCCGAGGACTTCGCCGAGCGCGCCAGTCGCGCGCAGACCCGGGTCTCGCTCCAGGAGCGCCAGGAACAGGCCCAGCAGGACCAGGAAGCCGAGCGCAAGCGCCGGGAGTCCCTCCGGCCCAAGTTCGTGCTTCCGGTCGCCCAGAAGGGCCTCAGCGCCTATTTCGGCTCCTCCGGCTCGCGCTGGGCGCACACCCACACCGGCATCGACTTCCCGGTGGACCTGAGCACCCCGGTGTTCGCGGTGATGGACGGCGTGGTGCGCACGCAGGTCAACTCGGCCTACGGGAACATGGTGATCCTGACCGGCAAGGACGGCACCGAGACCTGGTACTGCCACCTGACCCGGGCCAAGATCCGCTCCGGTCCGGTCAAGGCGGGCGACGTGATCGCCTACAGCGGCGACACCGGCAACAGCACCGGCCCGCACCTGCACTTCGAGGTCCGGCCCGGCGGCGGCGCCCCGATCAACCCGCTGCCCTGGCTGCGGGCGAACGGCCTCGACCCGACCTGA
- a CDS encoding SWIM zinc finger family protein: MQQRWTAERVLALAPDAAARTAGSALARPESWSATGASTAAHGPIWGSGGGATAYRTVVDPAGPTGRCSCPRPGFPCVHALGLMLLWANDPAAVPVGASAPDWVDAPAAGRRGRAGPADPAAARRRAERRAAEVAEGTERLRRWLADRVHQGLAGTEREGYAMWDGIAERMVDAKAPGLAARLRAAGAIPASGAEGWPGRLLEDYAELWLLLRAHEHADDLDPSLVAGLRARIGWTVDAEDVLRAARAEGTAVHDRWLVLGSRDSVDGGLTERRIWLRGTGSGRPALVLAFGPQGRAPQLALPVGRTIEADAAFHDDAVPLRVALGERTGEPAAGAEPAGVGPEEATLAYAEALRREPWLEAWPVVLADVLAVPEPMGWRIAGADGFWLPVDRARTGEQALWRLSAMSGGTGLTVFGEYGARGFVPVTAWHEGQAVPL; the protein is encoded by the coding sequence ATGCAGCAACGGTGGACCGCGGAACGGGTGTTGGCACTGGCCCCCGACGCCGCAGCACGCACGGCCGGGAGCGCCCTCGCGAGACCGGAGTCGTGGTCGGCCACCGGCGCCTCGACGGCCGCGCACGGCCCGATCTGGGGGTCGGGCGGCGGCGCGACGGCCTACCGCACGGTGGTCGATCCCGCCGGTCCCACGGGGCGATGTTCGTGCCCCCGACCGGGCTTTCCCTGCGTACACGCCCTCGGCCTGATGCTCCTGTGGGCGAACGATCCGGCCGCGGTGCCGGTCGGGGCGAGCGCTCCCGACTGGGTCGACGCCCCGGCGGCCGGACGGCGGGGGCGGGCCGGTCCGGCCGATCCCGCCGCGGCCCGGCGGCGGGCCGAGCGGCGGGCGGCCGAAGTCGCCGAGGGCACCGAGCGGTTGCGCCGGTGGCTGGCCGATCGGGTGCACCAGGGTCTGGCGGGCACCGAGCGTGAGGGATACGCGATGTGGGACGGCATCGCGGAGCGTATGGTCGACGCCAAGGCCCCCGGCCTGGCCGCCAGGTTGCGCGCGGCGGGCGCGATACCCGCGTCCGGGGCGGAGGGCTGGCCGGGCCGACTGCTGGAGGACTACGCCGAGTTGTGGCTGCTCCTGCGCGCCCACGAACACGCCGACGACCTGGATCCGTCCCTGGTGGCCGGACTGCGGGCGCGCATCGGCTGGACCGTGGACGCGGAGGACGTGCTGCGGGCGGCGCGGGCCGAGGGCACCGCGGTGCACGATCGGTGGCTGGTGCTCGGCAGCCGGGACAGCGTCGACGGCGGGCTGACCGAGCGGCGGATCTGGCTGCGCGGCACCGGGTCGGGCCGGCCCGCGCTGGTGCTGGCCTTCGGGCCGCAGGGGCGGGCGCCGCAGTTGGCCCTGCCCGTGGGGCGCACCATCGAGGCCGACGCGGCCTTCCACGACGACGCGGTGCCGCTGCGGGTGGCGCTGGGCGAGCGGACCGGTGAGCCGGCCGCCGGGGCCGAGCCGGCCGGGGTGGGGCCCGAGGAGGCGACCCTGGCCTACGCCGAGGCGTTGCGCCGCGAGCCGTGGCTGGAGGCCTGGCCGGTGGTGCTCGCCGACGTGCTGGCGGTGCCGGAGCCGATGGGGTGGCGCATCGCCGGCGCGGACGGGTTCTGGCTGCCGGTGGACCGCGCCCGGACCGGCGAGCAGGCGCTGTGGCGGTTGTCCGCGATGTCCGGCGGTACGGGGCTGACCGTGTTCGGCGAATACGGCGCGCGCGGATTCGTGCCGGTGACCGCCTGGCACGAGGGCCAGGCCGTCCCGCTGTAA
- a CDS encoding PIG-L deacetylase family protein, whose product MLDDRDVERVLVLAAHPDDIDFGAAGTVATWTEAGIEVSYCLVTDGDAGGFDPAVPRSEIGGIRRAEQGAAAAHVGVRQLYWLGYPDGRVAASMELRRDISRVIRQVRPQRMVIPSPERDWSRLAPSHPDHLEAGEAAMRAIYPDARNPFAHPELLEAEGLKEWTVPETWLSPTAAPNHAVDVTEVFERKIAALLSHESQTGHLPELREHVVSMLEGNAARFDLGAGRMAEVFRVVDTR is encoded by the coding sequence GTGCTGGACGATCGCGACGTGGAGCGGGTCCTGGTGCTGGCCGCGCACCCGGACGACATCGACTTCGGGGCGGCGGGAACGGTCGCCACGTGGACCGAGGCGGGCATCGAGGTGAGCTACTGCCTGGTCACCGACGGGGACGCGGGCGGGTTCGATCCGGCGGTGCCGCGGTCGGAGATCGGCGGGATCCGGCGTGCGGAGCAGGGCGCGGCGGCGGCGCACGTGGGGGTGCGGCAGTTGTACTGGCTGGGGTATCCGGACGGGCGGGTGGCGGCCTCCATGGAACTGCGGCGCGACATCAGCCGGGTGATCCGGCAGGTGCGCCCGCAGCGCATGGTGATTCCGAGTCCGGAGCGGGACTGGTCCCGGCTGGCGCCGAGCCACCCGGATCACCTGGAGGCCGGCGAGGCGGCGATGCGGGCGATCTATCCGGACGCGCGCAACCCGTTCGCCCACCCCGAACTGCTGGAGGCGGAGGGGCTGAAGGAGTGGACGGTGCCCGAGACCTGGCTGTCGCCGACCGCGGCGCCGAACCACGCGGTGGACGTGACGGAGGTGTTCGAACGCAAGATCGCGGCGCTGCTGTCGCACGAGAGCCAGACGGGCCATCTGCCGGAGCTGCGCGAGCACGTCGTGTCGATGCTGGAGGGCAACGCGGCGCGGTTCGACCTGGGCGCCGGACGCATGGCCGAGGTGTTCCGGGTGGTGGACACCCGTTAG
- a CDS encoding glutathione S-transferase family protein, whose amino-acid sequence MSSSEAQFTAETGNRGEFVRQANRFTGRPEPERGRYQLVVSLACPWAHRAIIVRRLLGLDDALGLSVVDPIRDERGWRFTNHPDGRDPATGLAFLADAYRASDPTYAGRVTVPAIIDLTTGHVVTNDYPQITLDLSTRWTALHRADAPDLYPEHLRAEIDAINADVFRDVNNGVYRCGFATSQAAYEEAFDALFARLDLLEKRLSGQRFLVGESITEADIRLFTTLVRFDAVYHGHFKTNLRKLTEYPVLWAYARDLFQTEGFGDTVDFDHIKRHYYVTHDAINPTGIVPKGPDPKLWHTPHNRA is encoded by the coding sequence ATGAGCTCATCCGAGGCGCAGTTCACCGCCGAGACCGGAAACCGTGGCGAATTCGTCCGGCAGGCCAACCGGTTCACCGGGCGGCCGGAGCCGGAGCGCGGGCGATATCAGCTGGTGGTGTCCCTGGCCTGTCCGTGGGCGCATCGGGCGATCATCGTCCGTCGGCTGCTCGGGCTCGACGACGCGCTGGGTCTGTCCGTGGTGGACCCGATCCGGGACGAGCGCGGATGGCGGTTCACCAACCACCCGGACGGGCGCGATCCGGCAACCGGGCTGGCGTTCCTCGCCGACGCCTATCGGGCCAGTGACCCCACCTACGCCGGTCGGGTGACCGTACCCGCGATCATCGACCTGACCACCGGGCACGTGGTCACCAACGACTATCCGCAGATCACCCTCGACCTCTCCACCCGCTGGACCGCGCTGCACCGGGCCGACGCGCCCGATCTGTACCCCGAGCACCTGCGCGCGGAGATCGACGCGATCAACGCGGACGTGTTCCGGGACGTGAACAACGGCGTGTACCGGTGCGGGTTCGCCACCTCGCAGGCCGCCTACGAGGAGGCGTTCGACGCCCTGTTCGCCCGGCTGGACCTGCTGGAGAAGCGGCTGAGCGGGCAGCGCTTCCTGGTCGGCGAGTCGATCACCGAGGCGGACATCCGGCTGTTCACCACGCTGGTCCGCTTCGACGCGGTCTACCACGGCCACTTCAAGACCAATCTGCGCAAGCTGACCGAGTATCCGGTCCTGTGGGCCTACGCCCGCGACCTGTTCCAGACCGAAGGCTTCGGGGACACGGTCGACTTCGACCACATCAAGCGGCACTACTACGTCACACACGACGCGATCAACCCGACCGGAATCGTCCCAAAGGGCCCCGACCCAAAACTCTGGCACACCCCCCACAACCGCGCCTGA
- a CDS encoding C40 family peptidase, which produces MASQRRPGQHRKPKPRTAVRTAATVVTAAATMTGVMTFAGTASADPAQSFQQTKDRVNQLHSDVVKATDAANGVEEQIEKQQGTANQTQARITEEQAALNALRDQIGVLAANQYRSGGLPPSLSLALSGDPEGYLQKSQMMSQLDGQQAAKLKQIAAQARVLQQDRTEASSQLAELEKLRTDLNKNKTDIQAKLAEAQRLLNTLTEKQREDVLNSDEHANDTTRGNDRSSRDKDKDNAPATNVPASGRAQAAINFALAQIGKPYVSGAEGPGSYDCSGLTQASWKAANVSLSRTTWTQINDGPKIAKSALQPGDLVFFYSDNRHVGMYLGNGTIVHAPRPGKTVTKAPLDSMPFLAAIRPG; this is translated from the coding sequence GTGGCGTCCCAACGTCGACCCGGGCAACACCGCAAGCCCAAGCCGCGCACCGCCGTGCGTACCGCCGCGACCGTGGTCACCGCCGCCGCGACGATGACCGGCGTGATGACCTTCGCCGGCACCGCGAGCGCGGACCCCGCGCAGTCGTTCCAGCAGACCAAGGACCGCGTCAACCAGCTGCACAGCGACGTGGTCAAGGCCACCGACGCCGCCAACGGCGTCGAGGAACAGATCGAGAAGCAGCAGGGCACCGCGAACCAGACCCAGGCCCGGATCACCGAGGAACAGGCCGCGCTGAACGCCCTGCGCGACCAGATCGGTGTCCTGGCGGCCAACCAGTACCGCAGCGGCGGCCTCCCGCCGTCGCTCTCGCTCGCGCTCAGCGGCGACCCCGAGGGTTACCTGCAGAAGTCGCAGATGATGTCCCAGCTCGACGGCCAGCAGGCCGCGAAGCTGAAGCAGATCGCGGCGCAGGCCCGAGTTCTCCAGCAGGACCGCACCGAGGCCTCCTCGCAGCTCGCGGAACTGGAGAAGCTGCGCACCGACCTGAACAAGAACAAGACCGACATCCAGGCCAAGCTCGCCGAGGCGCAGCGGCTGCTCAACACGCTCACCGAGAAGCAGCGCGAGGACGTGCTCAACTCGGACGAGCACGCGAACGACACCACGCGCGGCAACGACCGCAGCTCCCGGGACAAGGACAAGGACAACGCCCCGGCGACCAACGTCCCGGCCTCCGGGCGGGCCCAGGCCGCGATCAACTTCGCGTTGGCGCAGATCGGCAAGCCGTACGTGTCCGGCGCCGAGGGCCCCGGCTCCTACGACTGCTCGGGGTTGACCCAGGCGTCCTGGAAGGCGGCCAACGTCTCGCTCAGCCGCACCACCTGGACCCAGATCAACGACGGTCCCAAGATCGCCAAGAGCGCCCTCCAGCCGGGCGACCTGGTGTTCTTCTACTCGGACAACCGGCACGTGGGCATGTACCTCGGCAACGGCACGATCGTGCACGCCCCGCGCCCGGGCAAGACCGTGACCAAGGCGCCGCTGGACTCGATGCCGTTCCTCGCGGCCATCCGACCCGGCTAG
- a CDS encoding ATP-binding protein, which produces MTAVYPPPAAPNRPVHPTPKLRRAASHRFAGGVARGLAEHLGVEVVVLRVAFVALAFFAGLGVVLYAAFWIFVPQSVGTAAPPSRERGRERHQALALIIVLIAATMLTGLGTDTDTGSGDWLWPLLVAGPGVILLWRQADESQRQRWFSLDGRSRVAGWLRALIGATLVVAGLIFFSLGRGGIGDALAAMRGAGLLLVGLLVIFGPYLLRQTRELGAERRARIRAQERAEVAAHVHDSVLHTLTLIQRQVEDPREVARLARAQERELRAWLYRPDGEEPDRTFAAALRGVAAEVEDAHGVSIEIVCVGDCPVDDRLSALIAAAREAMVNAAKYAGGAAISVFGEADEDTVTVFVRDRGPGFDPDAVPADRLGVRESVLGRMRRNGGAANIRSEPGEGTEVELEMRRADAGRSAVGRTNT; this is translated from the coding sequence GTGACCGCCGTATATCCGCCCCCCGCCGCGCCGAACCGGCCCGTGCACCCGACGCCGAAGCTCCGCCGCGCCGCGTCCCACCGGTTCGCCGGCGGCGTCGCGCGCGGCCTGGCCGAGCATCTCGGCGTCGAGGTGGTGGTGCTGCGCGTCGCCTTCGTCGCGCTCGCGTTCTTCGCGGGTCTGGGCGTGGTCCTGTACGCGGCCTTCTGGATCTTCGTACCGCAGAGCGTGGGCACCGCGGCCCCGCCGAGCCGCGAGCGCGGCCGGGAACGGCATCAGGCGCTCGCGCTGATCATCGTGCTGATCGCGGCGACCATGCTCACCGGACTCGGGACCGATACCGACACCGGCTCCGGCGACTGGTTGTGGCCGCTGCTCGTGGCCGGGCCCGGGGTGATCCTGCTGTGGCGTCAGGCCGACGAGTCGCAGCGGCAGCGCTGGTTCTCGCTGGACGGGCGCAGCCGGGTGGCGGGCTGGCTGCGCGCGCTGATCGGCGCCACGCTGGTGGTCGCGGGCCTGATCTTCTTCTCGCTCGGCCGGGGCGGCATCGGCGACGCGCTGGCCGCGATGCGCGGGGCGGGCCTGCTCCTGGTCGGCCTGCTGGTCATCTTCGGCCCGTACCTGCTGCGGCAGACCCGCGAGCTGGGCGCCGAGCGCCGGGCCCGCATCCGGGCCCAGGAGCGGGCCGAGGTGGCCGCGCACGTGCACGACTCGGTGCTGCACACGCTGACCCTGATCCAGCGCCAGGTGGAGGACCCGCGCGAGGTGGCCCGACTGGCCCGGGCGCAGGAGCGCGAGTTGCGGGCCTGGTTGTACCGCCCCGACGGCGAGGAGCCGGACCGCACCTTCGCCGCCGCGCTGCGCGGGGTCGCCGCCGAGGTGGAGGACGCGCACGGGGTGTCCATCGAGATCGTGTGCGTGGGCGACTGTCCGGTCGACGACCGGCTGTCCGCGCTGATCGCCGCCGCGCGCGAGGCGATGGTCAACGCGGCGAAGTACGCGGGCGGCGCGGCCATCTCGGTGTTCGGCGAGGCCGACGAGGACACGGTCACGGTGTTCGTCCGCGACCGAGGACCCGGTTTCGACCCGGACGCCGTACCCGCCGACCGGCTGGGTGTGCGAGAGTCCGTGCTCGGGCGCATGCGCCGCAACGGGGGCGCCGCGAACATCCGCAGCGAACCCGGCGAGGGCACCGAGGTCGAGCTGGAGATGCGCCGCGCCGACGCCGGCCGGTCCGCTGTGGGAAGGACGAACACGTGA
- a CDS encoding cobalamin B12-binding domain-containing protein, whose amino-acid sequence MGVPGPIRIVVAKPGLDGHDRGVKVVARALRDAGFEVVYTGLHQTPVQIVETAIQEDADAIGLSVLSGAHMTLFAKVIELLKEREAEDILVFGGGIIPEEDVPELRRIGVAAVFTPGAPTTDIVDWVRAHVATTAA is encoded by the coding sequence ATGGGTGTTCCCGGACCGATCAGGATCGTCGTGGCCAAGCCCGGGCTCGACGGACACGATCGTGGGGTCAAGGTGGTCGCGCGCGCACTGCGCGACGCGGGCTTCGAGGTGGTGTACACCGGGCTGCACCAGACCCCGGTCCAGATCGTCGAGACGGCCATCCAGGAGGACGCCGACGCGATCGGCCTCTCGGTGCTCTCCGGCGCGCACATGACGCTCTTCGCCAAGGTGATCGAACTGCTCAAGGAGCGCGAGGCCGAGGACATCCTGGTGTTCGGCGGCGGGATCATCCCGGAGGAGGACGTCCCCGAGCTGCGGCGGATCGGTGTCGCGGCGGTGTTCACCCCGGGCGCGCCGACCACCGACATCGTCGACTGGGTGCGCGCACACGTGGCGACCACCGCCGCCTGA